A single window of Rana temporaria chromosome 1, aRanTem1.1, whole genome shotgun sequence DNA harbors:
- the LOC120939517 gene encoding cytochrome b-c1 complex subunit 9: protein MSVLNTVYRSLFRRTSAFTLSIVVGAVLFERAFDQGADALFEHLNQGKLWKHIKHQYEQKEE, encoded by the exons ATGTCTGTGCTGAACACCGTGTACCGCTCGCTATTCCGCCGGACCTCCGCCTTCACACTCTCCATCGTGGTGGGGGCGGTGCTGTTCGAGAGGGCGTTCGACCAAGGGGCTGATGCGCTGTTCGAGCACCTGAACCAAGGG aaattgtgGAAGCACATAAAGCACCAATATGAACAGAAAGAGGAATAG
- the ZMAT5 gene encoding zinc finger matrin-type protein 5, translating into MGRRYFCDYCDRSFQDNLHNRKKHLNGVQHQKCKKVWYDLFREAAEILAEEECKKLCRRFLQTGHCDFGPSCRFSHMSAQDLGELKAKVETERKLKEEKNRQIPPCRVDAWLKERAEKESAHSESSSASERPIYRLPPGWPPLCELPPSLHPPTPADWSESEDLEWG; encoded by the exons ATGGGAAGGAGGTATTTCTGCGACTATTGTGACCGCTCTTTCCAGGACAATCTACACAACCGTAAGAAACATCTCAATGGAGTGCAACACCAGAAGTGTAAGAAAGTGTGGTATGACCTGTTCAGAG AGGCTGCTGAAATCCTTGCAGAAGAGGAATGTAAGAAATTATGCAGACGGTTCCTTCAGACGG gtcatTGTGACTTTGGTCCTTCCTGCCGATTTTCACACATGAGTGCACAGGATTTGGGTGAACTAAAGGCTAAAGTGGAAA CGGAGAGAAAGCTGAAGGAGGAGAAAAACCGACAGATCCCTCCTTGCAGGGTTGATGCTTGGCTTAAAGAGAGAGCAGAGAAAGAAAGCGCTCACAGTGAAAG TTCCTCTGCATCAGAACGTCCCATCTACCGTCTGCCACCCGGTTGGCCACCGCTTTGTGAGCTGCCACCATCACTCCATCCCCCCACACCCGCAGACTGGAGTGAATCCGAGGATTTGGAGTGGGGCTGA